Part of the Carassius auratus strain Wakin chromosome 8, ASM336829v1, whole genome shotgun sequence genome is shown below.
acacacacacacacacacacaaactctcacacTCTTATACAAACTCTTATTTTTTTGGTTGCTTGACCAAAGCTCTCACACATTCTGTATGCTTGTAAGGTCCTGAAGTCTTGTATTGTTTGAGGCAGAAACAAGCAAGTAAACAAGATATTTTCAAGAACAGTTGTATGATGCATCTTTGATATTGTCTGCGTAGTGTTATTAACCCTCTGAGTTTACTAATATCTTAGAATTTTTAAAGTGACATCTCTTGCTTTTCTTCTTCACAGCTGGAGTTTGAGAGGGCTCAAGTCGAGCGTTTAGAACATGAGCGGTCAGTCCTGTCGAATCAAGCTGAGGAGGATTTAGCGCAGCAGCAACAGTTATCCTCGACACTGGCGAAAGAATGTCAGAAGGCTACAGCACGGGCAGAGGAGGAGAGCCAGCGTGTTGCAGAGCTCAGCCGCCAGCTGGAACAGGAGAGCAGTACCATCAAAACCCTAAAGGGAGAGCTGGAGAGCGAACACGCTCATGCTCAGCAGATAGAGGCGAGAGCTGAGAGAAAGCTAGCTGAATTGGATACAGAGCGCGAGCAGATGAGAGGGAAACTACTGAAGGAAGAAAAACGATATCTGGAGCTTTTGGAGAAGTTCAATAGCCTAAAAAAAGAGTTGGAtgaaatgaaagaaagagaaaaggcgGCACTGGAAAAAGACAATGAAGAAAAGGTAAAAACTGTGCAGAAAGCAACCACAGGGATCACGCCTCTTCTTAGTCAAACAGAAGTCGATGGCAAAGTCATTGCATCTAAATCATCTCCGCAACCCAAGCTAAATGGCCACCACACTCCCAGAGAACCAGAGTCTCCTGCAGACGAGAGGTGCAAGGAAGTGGGATCAGCAGACAATTGGGTAGTGCTCCCTGGAGGAAGCGGAGCCTTGCAGTGTCTCTCCCCCAGCAGTCCTGCCTCGTCCTCACTTAGCTCATCTCCTTGCTCTTCCCCAGTACTAACCAAGCGTCTGGCCTCTATAGGCTGCTCTAGTCCGACCTATCCATCCTCCTACCAGGCCAGCATCAACCAGCGATTCCAAGCAGCACGCCACAAGTTTCAGCAGCAAGCTGAGGCAGAGCAGCATCATGGAGCATCTATTGTCCACTCACCTCGAGACTTGTCTCCTACTGCAGCTGCTCCTACTACTCCAGACAATTCTACTGCAAAGCAGATTGCCCGCAACACTGTCACTCAGGTGCTGTCACGGTTCACGAGCCAACAAGCAACAAGTAAACTCCCTCCGTCCAACAGCTCCCCCTTTGGCACTGATTACCGCAGCCTGGCCGCAGCCTCTTCGCCGACAGGGAAGAGCCCAGGGGTTCTTTCACCAGGGATCCGCTCACCAATTATTCCTAGGGCGGAAAAGATTAATCCAGCCCCTGTTCCTCCTAAAAAGCAGGGGGTCAACCAGTCTCCTGGCTCTCCTGTTCCTTCTGGCAGGGCCAGCCACTTCCCCGAGCTCTCTGGGAGCTGTGGTCTCACCAGTGGCCAGGAAGATGCAAAAGAGCTTGACTTGGTCATGTCATCATCTAGTTAACCAGCCTGGAGTTCACACCTGTTCTTAGCCTTCTCCAGTCCATTCC
Proteins encoded:
- the LOC113107757 gene encoding CTTNBP2 N-terminal-like protein, with protein sequence MKGSRMNVETLSKAELLMLLSILEGELEAQDVVIHTLRAQQRDAFVQERYGHYSLRDPFIALLRDSELTQAQDDGEQSPVCLNPLGVLKLVMAHCTNMKEKMMKQLAAAERRHRRVIADLEEEKRRRAQDNAAGDDITAMLEKERDRLQQQLEFERAQVERLEHERSVLSNQAEEDLAQQQQLSSTLAKECQKATARAEEESQRVAELSRQLEQESSTIKTLKGELESEHAHAQQIEARAERKLAELDTEREQMRGKLLKEEKRYLELLEKFNSLKKELDEMKEREKAALEKDNEEKVKTVQKATTGITPLLSQTEVDGKVIASKSSPQPKLNGHHTPREPESPADERCKEVGSADNWVVLPGGSGALQCLSPSSPASSSLSSSPCSSPVLTKRLASIGCSSPTYPSSYQASINQRFQAARHKFQQQAEAEQHHGASIVHSPRDLSPTAAAPTTPDNSTAKQIARNTVTQVLSRFTSQQATSKLPPSNSSPFGTDYRSLAAASSPTGKSPGVLSPGIRSPIIPRAEKINPAPVPPKKQGVNQSPGSPVPSGRASHFPELSGSCGLTSGQEDAKELDLVMSSSS